In a single window of the Nitrospirota bacterium genome:
- a CDS encoding cytochrome c3 family protein — protein sequence MSATLLSRVFFISMFLALISFPAVASDGENCLSCHGRKGAPYYVSEEQLNDSVHRELGCTDCHVSITGYPHKRISPVDCLGCHSGGEAEAAGAAPRDYSQSVHAMAAGGPVCKTCHGTHHILSSEDPRSSTYRSNVPRLCGSCHPGPYGIYKTSIHGQMVLERGDLKAAVCYDCHMEHAVPPIGEPRWKLWLIQECGSCHKRQLDTYRETYHGQVTNLGYTTVARCPDCHGSHGILPPQNPGSTVSEQNIVTTCRKCHAYANRNFAEYYPHPNDRNRQKYPVLFYTFWAMSTLLIGVFSFFIVHTSLWAYRGIKERRQKKQ from the coding sequence ATGAGCGCTACCCTGCTGAGCCGGGTATTTTTCATCTCTATGTTCCTTGCGCTGATATCCTTTCCCGCGGTTGCCTCGGACGGAGAAAACTGCCTGTCCTGTCACGGCCGGAAGGGCGCTCCCTATTATGTGAGCGAGGAGCAGTTGAACGACTCCGTCCACCGGGAGCTGGGGTGCACCGATTGCCACGTCTCCATCACCGGGTATCCCCACAAGAGGATTTCTCCCGTGGACTGCCTGGGCTGCCACTCCGGCGGCGAGGCGGAGGCGGCGGGAGCGGCGCCCAGAGACTACAGCCAGAGTGTGCACGCCATGGCTGCCGGGGGCCCGGTCTGTAAGACCTGCCATGGCACCCATCACATCCTGTCCTCGGAGGACCCTCGCTCCAGCACCTACCGCTCGAACGTTCCCCGCCTTTGCGGCTCCTGCCACCCCGGCCCTTACGGCATCTATAAGACGAGCATCCACGGGCAGATGGTGCTCGAACGCGGCGACCTCAAGGCGGCCGTCTGTTATGATTGCCACATGGAGCACGCCGTCCCCCCGATAGGGGAGCCCCGGTGGAAGCTCTGGCTTATCCAGGAGTGCGGAAGCTGCCACAAGAGGCAGCTGGACACCTATCGCGAGACCTATCACGGCCAGGTCACCAACCTGGGATATACCACGGTGGCCAGGTGTCCGGACTGCCATGGCTCCCACGGCATCCTGCCTCCGCAGAACCCCGGGTCCACGGTCTCAGAGCAAAACATCGTCACGACCTGCCGGAAGTGCCATGCCTACGCCAACAGGAACTTTGCCGAGTACTATCCACATCCCAATGACCGTAACCGGCAGAAGTACCCGGTCCTTTTCTACACGTTCTGGGCCATGAGCACGCTGCTCATCGGGGTATTCAGTTTCTTCATTGTTCATACGTCTCTCTGGGCCTACAGGGGCATCAAGGAAAGGAGGCAAAAGAAACAGTGA
- a CDS encoding ubiquinone/menaquinone biosynthesis methyltransferase produces the protein MNKTLDIRDSFVERVFATVAPRFDFLSRMFSLGLSAHWRRKALRLSGVGEGDRVLDICTGTGALAFLLARMVGRRGSVVGVDFSRPMLDIAQKKKASLPDCDHLTFLYGDAKALDFPARSFDAVTVGFGMRNVRDTEAALKEVRRVLRQGGRFVCLELTQPPGRWVRRLYGSYVFRVIPVVSGLLLKDCTPYRYMARSIFGFSTPLEFREVMESSGFRVECMHIMLHGIATIYVASVR, from the coding sequence GTGAACAAGACGCTGGACATTCGGGACAGCTTCGTTGAGAGAGTGTTCGCCACCGTGGCTCCCCGGTTCGACTTTCTGAGCCGCATGTTCAGCCTGGGGCTCAGCGCCCACTGGCGGCGAAAGGCCCTCCGGCTCTCGGGCGTAGGGGAAGGCGACCGGGTGTTGGACATCTGCACGGGCACGGGAGCCCTGGCTTTCCTCCTGGCCCGGATGGTGGGCCGGCGCGGCTCGGTGGTGGGCGTGGATTTCTCCAGGCCCATGCTGGACATAGCCCAAAAGAAGAAAGCCTCGCTTCCCGATTGCGACCATCTGACATTTCTTTACGGCGACGCCAAGGCGCTGGATTTCCCCGCCCGCTCCTTCGACGCCGTAACCGTGGGCTTCGGGATGCGGAACGTCCGGGACACGGAGGCCGCCCTGAAGGAGGTGAGGCGCGTACTCAGGCAGGGGGGACGCTTTGTCTGCCTCGAGCTCACCCAGCCTCCGGGGCGGTGGGTCCGGCGGCTCTACGGCTCCTACGTCTTCCGCGTCATCCCGGTCGTCTCGGGGCTCCTTCTGAAGGACTGCACACCCTATCGCTACATGGCCCGGTCCATATTCGGCTTTTCCACACCCCTGGAGTTCCGGGAGGTGATGGAGTCCTCGGGGTTCCGGGTAGAGTGCATGCACATCATGCTTCACGGGATTGCCACTATCTATGTCGCCTCCGTCCGATGA